The DNA sequence attacatttgGATATTATTGCAAATagtattcatatttttactcTGATCTTTTACTTCACCTTTGTtggttttatttataaaagaaagctaaataatttttttttaatattttctcctcagctcattttataaaaaatttgtatggttcgtgtttttttttttttttttttttttatatatatatatatatatatatatactaattttcgaaataataattttcaccATAACTGATTAAATAACATGCTTagtcatttttaataatactcattgttttaatatttctgtCTACAATAACTATTcttaaatttgtaaaaaaaaaatttattatgatttattttgaataaatttttataaacaaaaattgtatttataCAAACGACCAATAATTATTGCTTCGAATTTGAGCCTTAGACTTTTTCTGTTTCTCCcctctttttattatgtacaaATTTTAGGTTTGTATTTGTACgtcaatatataaataggAGTTATAATAAGacttgtaattttatttaacagTTGTATGAATAATTGTATTGCATATTTAGTTAGTGCAGCTGTCTTTTCCTATTCTCATCATAAATACTGTATTGAACAAAATTTACGTATTATAAAtttgcaaatatatttttaaatattgtaatatcAGATGATcataatgtatgtatatatatatatatatatatatatatatatatatatatatatatatatatatttatatttatatttatatttatatttatatatatatatatatttatatttatagttatatatatatttatatttatatatatatttatatatatatttatatttatatatatatttatatttatgttaacaTAATTAATGGTATGtatctaaaaatatatttttattgttaaattaattaaactGTGCCATTATAATTTCATCTTTAATCTGTTAGTAATATGTGTCCATTCAATATGTTATGACCATATATAAGTTTTGCCAGTTTTAACACAATATTTcaagtttttattattgcttgttcataaattttttattgaatttaaaaaatgttctttTATTGGTATcataacttttatatattatacaacattattatatgtgtatgtcgTTATACTACACTTTAGACAACGCATAAAATATGGCTTtaccatttatatattatatgatataatgttattattaaaataaactatcaaaaattatttagtgAATAACACGTTTACTGTTTCTTATGACATGttaatatgtacaaaaattattaaaaaaaaaaaaaaaaaaaaaaaaaaaatgtattatttaacaattttaaaaaattatcttaaTCGATATCTTAAAATTAAGGGTAATCAAATgtctatataaattaatttttaacataattcaattgttttttaaataaaattttcacctttttttccctttttacaaaattaatattctcTTTCACATATAGATTTTCACGGTTACTATTATCATAAACATAGCAAATATAATCAATATCAAATAATGTAGCTAGCTCCCaacatttttcatataaaatttatggcaaatgactatttttttttgattattttgTGCCTTCTgaaatttcattaatatatttaataccCTTATGTGCacaatgaaatataaatatatacatatatatataatatacaaatttcTATTTACTATTGTTGGGtaataatttgttatttacGCACTAATCGCAAGACCCTCTTCATCGGTAAGTATGCTCTAACAGTGGACCTCCCACAACCATATTTCATATTTCCCCTTCGTGAAAGGCCCTGTATATATcttcttcatttaaataaaataccccaaaaaacaatttatacaaacatgtattatatatgtatataaaaattatataaaaacttgATATTTTGATACGTTATCATGCCAATAACGTTGCATATGTgccatattatttattttcacacGCAAATATGATAACCACATTTATTATGTACTAGCACAACTACTAAATAAGATCAAacatatacaatataatacTATGTGTAATAATCATTTTAGATACAATCCATCTTAttctaattatttttacttatatttatattttcactaagaattttttaatttatgtttataaaattaatacaacttacctatatttatactatataatatttatcgtactatataatatattacaatccTATTTTATCCGCTcataactatatttttttttttttttttttttttatacgttttattttttttatttttccactACTCcagctatatatataatgatcattatatatactcatCTGCTGAATTATCCtttacattaatattactatttacATGTGCAAAATGTTTTCACATTCCATAAACCAATAATTTTGCACAGAGTTACTACATTACACttaaaaaatggaacaaaTTGTGTTGATCTGATAGAGAAATTgccaattttaattttttccataaattttctataaatCTTAATTTCCCCTATATAATTAATCCCTCATGAAGGTTTaccattttcttttattccccatgctaaaaatataaacataattacgtttcaacaaaaaatgatatttatatttttttttccttatattaCAATACCTcttttgatttttatttCGTAATACACTGCTTCATAAAATGCAATATCATCGCACAGTTGTTTATTATTCTCTATATTTCATTACACAAATTTCACCTTCCAtttgtttttcataattttgcATTAACTATTCaggtaaaatttttattattaattaaacatAAATCGATATTTTTCTGACGTAACCCTTTCTCCACTAGTTTCCCTTCGGTTCGGTTGGTCCATATTTGTCGAATGGTCAAAATTTACTTGCTCATCAAAGCTTTCAACATTTCTCcacatttttcttattcttcTACCTCGTGGGTACATTAAATTTCCCAGAGGAGTTAgctaattttaataaaaaaataaatacgtaaataaataaaaaagtaaataagtaaatatatgtatatatatgtatatatatgtatatatatatgtactgtACACGTATCCACTTTTCATTGTATCCCTTTTAtcgtaaatttttttatgaaaatggGCCATGGGCACCACTTCCCAATACGTTACTCccattttaacaaaaatttttaaattacctTATATAACATGTAAAAGATCAAGAATATTCCAAACACTGATAATATAGCTACACCTGCCTTTCCACCTGTGGATAACTTTTGATTTTCcccaaaaaaagaaatctcAGAGGGATCTTTTAAGCATTTAATTGGAGCAGTATCATTAGTAGTCTctttagaaatattatgCATGCCTcttaatgtataatataaatgcagtttatatttactataaaaatGGTTTACTTCAGCACATATAGTACTAGGATTactatatgttatattattatttcctgaacacttaaaattattatacttattatatatttcaaggCATTCGTTGATAAATTTACAAGTCGAATAATAGTCTTTATTGTCTGGGGAACCCATTATATGATTAATTTTTCCAGAATTTTCAGAGAAATAGtataatttcaaaatatcCATTACTTCAGTATTATTTCCATATAGTCCCTGGTACGTTTTAAAATCATCTACATACGTTCCTTCAAGTAATACTCCAAGttctttaataaatttactcATTTCACTGGAACCTAAATCAATGctctttttgttttcaatAAACCATTTCTTACCATTctcaaaaattttattattagcaCCTAATCCCCTCCTGATAAATAAACTCTCTAAAAtactaaataatttaatgcaATATAGTCTATTATGAAGAGATCCATTATTatcatacatacacatatcttcatatttacttttataaattccTCTTAAATCTTCAAAAGAATAGTCAGGCCAATACACCAAAAACGGATACtgcaataataaaaaatataaatatatgaacagtaGCCATTAGGAATGTTTACCATTAAGAATGAacatattttgttcataaagaaaaagattattaaaaaaatgagctataaataataataatgttcttaataaaaaatacaaacaaaCCTTTTTCTTCAGTTCACTAAAAACGGGAGTACCGTGCACTACAGGTTCACTCTCTATACTATCACTActcattttaattaaataaaataataatatcgtTTGTTCTCgtaaatatttatctatatataaaaaacaacttcacataatttatttacatattattatgcttttttttttttttttttttttctttttgaaattaatatatgaacagATACTTTACACTGTAATAATTATtccttaataatattttaaattttaattagaAGTGGTGTATACTACTAATTATTTCCtatataacaataaacatcttttaactaaaaaaaaaaattaaatagaaCATGATAAAACAAAGTTtaccaaaataaaataaaattgaccAAAATAAAACCaaatagaacaaaataaaagattaaaacacaaaaaaaaataaaataaaataaaactaaaaatcAGGAATAAAATTGTTCTACGTAAAACTTCTATAACGGTAATATGATACTCTGTATAATAggcaaatattttttctctttatatGGTAGAAGTATCATACgctattattaatatacatgtattatataatacagtaacaaattatttttaataatgtagATAATTCTTACAATAatacatttcttttttttataaaaaatatactaattcttaatatatatataaataattttcattgttCTAAATTATTCTCTATTATGGAAAAATGATGGacttcacaaaaaaaaaaaaaaaaaaaaaaaaaggtaaaattttcctttactaatgatttataaaatcaatttggattttttttccttataaaagtgtataaaaaatttaaaaaaattgtatcatttattttttttttaaaattaccatagtacttatatatatatatatatacatatataagttaaTCCCACAATTTTTgactaatataataaatatatactattactactatgTACAAaagaatacataaatatataataagaatatagcgcacaaacattttaaaataaatttgttgaTTGTATTACGTTTGATATTATTAGCATTTATCAGaagttattatttattctaacTGTAgcatcttctttttttacatttatattttcatatattagaATTTTCAAAGGAACTCCTTTACTACTCTCCATTTAAACCCCAAAACAAAAGAAgttttcaaattttaaattattaacaagtcataatataataatatcattttatatttgttattttcgttgaactaaatataaaatattaaaaatacttaaacgtaataaatatattttacctttttagaattaaataaaatgatattttgaaaaatatggaaaattacaaagttttaaaatattaaaaaaaaaaaaaaaaaaaaaaaaaaaatgataaaatcaAAGTACAAAAGTTTTAGTACActgaaattatatttttgtaaaattaaaggaaaataagcattatatatatataattaaaacataagtatatataataaataaaacgtgtaaaaataaaagatatatttttaaaaatgtaaaatgcactttaaaatatatttcgttttatgtttattacatttaaatagAACTGTGAAATTGTTAATTTGGTCgtatttttcttgttttctTGTTTTCTTGTTtcttacttttattttattcttattattttatttcgcTTGATAATAAACTTTTCGCATAGAAAATTGTATATACCACATTCCTCATATGtgtatttacattttagTTAGGCCATAATATgcaattattatgtataaaaaaaaaaaaaaatggaaaaatacaGAAATATAGAAATGCAGATATGCAGAAATGCAGATATGCAGAAATGCAGATATGCAGATATGCAGAAATGCAGAAATGCAGAAATGCAGAAATGCAGAAATTCAGAAATGCAGAAATGCAGAAATGCAGAAATAGTTAAAATACTATACTAAACATCCTTTTAAttatcccttttttttttttttttgaaataaatatgaacagtGATACAATTACAATACAAATATAGTATAGtaattatagtaatatattcttttaagccttgcattttatataaaaacaatattgtTTAAATATCCATTCAGActaattataacaaaaagcaaaattttcttctttcattttatccCCTAATATTTATGGTACGTCtaattatatagtatataaatataacactAGTTTGTGTAGTAAaagagtaaaataaaaaaagaaaaaaaaacattgcTTGGGTCCACTTTACGCCAGGAGATAAAagctttttttatatttattgttttcaAGTTTGCTGCaatgttattataaatttacaaaatgaCAGAAGTTTATattaaacattaaaaaaaaagtttatattgcttgtaaaaaaatatacatagtaatatacattaataataataataataataatagaagcAGATTATTTCTAACTATATaaaactattaaaaaaatgcatatatatactgacGCATATCAAATGATACGTTAGTCGTCTCaacacacaaaaaaaaaaaagaaagaataataaaataaaataattataatatagtaaaatataacaatataacgatatagaaatataacaACATAAcgatatagaaatataacaACATAAcgatatagaaatataacaaatacgatatagaaatatacataacgatatagaaatataacaatataacgatatagaaatataataacataacgatatagaaatataataacataacgatatagaaatataataacataacgatatagaaatataacattataacaaaacgacaaaaaaaaatcttcCAAAATTGTTAAACagtaaacattttaataatacatgataaatatatcaaaatgaataattataaattttaacaaCATTGCTATTCCTacgccaaaaaaaaaaatatacatatacacatgtagATGTACACATGTAAATGTACACATGTAGATGTGCAcatgtaaatgtatacatgtatatatatatgtgtgaaatatatgtaatgtatatgcaaaatatgtatttatatatgcatatatggatatataaatatacgctGCACATAATTCTTACACATTTTAACCCCTGCTATGAgagatttatttttccaaatttaataaaaaaaaaaaagaagaatacaCAGTAAATAAAAAGCTTTAAAAATTgcttaaaaagtatattttgctagggttaaacaaattataaaatataaatagagaaataaattaattataataattagaatatttttaagcatattatttttaacgtATTAAAAACTTCTTCAAAACAAATCTgcatctattttattttaaaatgcatATCATAATtcactttttgtttttattggTACTGGTATCCACCCTTACAAATAATGGAACCcaaattttacattatccGGATTtccaaataaaataataaattcgGTCATTTTAatacgtgcatatatgtatgtaatcGTACAAGTATATCACCATACAcctatgtgtacatatattatacacataatacacatatatatgcactgATTAATACATTTCAATACCTCATATGATGTAACAACCCTATGCTTAACACGCCcccccccttttttttttttttcttgtacttaaaaataatcgttctgtgtacatatacttaAAGAAATACATCTCCATTTGACCATTTATTATCCTCATAAACCAAATTTTAAAATCTTTGTTTTGACAATACAACTATATCTCATAacaacatataaatatactttaaacagtaatataatttacatttttaaattggCATTTACATATAACGCATACAGTTACTATTCTACATATGCATACTTCTAAATTCCACTTTTGTCTAAGTCATTCCTCATACAGTTAACACCCCAACTTATATAACCTACTTTCTTGGCGCTCACTATTAACAGTTTAGCGCAATTCTCATATATGCGCAGatgcacacacatacatgCGTAAACATATAgaacatatacaaatatattttatgcacTAAACCTGCCCTACCCACACTAGTGGTACTTAACACATATAAACACacttaaaacatttttgGTTTAAAGCTTCCTACGCTTCCTATGCTTCCTACGCTTCCTATGCTTCCTACGCTTCCTATGCTTCCTACGCTTCCTATGCTTCCTACGCTTCCTATGCTTCCTACGCTTCCTGCACTTCCTGCACTTCCTGTGTTTCCTACTTTTCATTACCCACATGGTTGTATCTCTATATGGACataatttctctttttcaaTTCCACACTCCTTTTGGTATTCTTCTTAATAACAAAGGTGGCAAATATCGTTGGTATCAAACGGAAATggtatatctttttttgtttcatacTCTTAACTACACGAAACACACACAAACTCAATCAAACAAACACGCAAACAACCTATTACATCCTGTTTTTATAATGCTACTATTTAatcattcatttttattatacaattttgggcatttttcttttgtcaACACACTACAAATGagcatttttttctttccttttcttttctttatagatctttatttcattttccaaaaaaaaaaaaaaaaatctgtCCGCattgcacatatatgtatgtacatacatgtatcTGTTTGATTCTTTATTTATGGTTTAAACTGTGAAGTGTGGTAACCCAAATTAAAGGAATTGTTTGAATTGTTTGAATTTTGTTTACACATATTATTCGTAATTGACTTTACTTGATCCTTAAATGCTGATTGTATATTTCTCCACGACCTTTTAAATTTCTGCCGTCGTGCATTTACTTCTGATCCTAGGGGTGTAAACTGaagttcagaaaaaaaaaaaaaaaaaaaaatatatatatattatagcaGTGATATGAAATGGTGGAGTAGAACAACAAACGGAATAGCGGAGCAAACGcagaaaaacatataaacataaattacACACTATACATTATGTATTACATGTTATGCATTATAcgttataaataatacattatgTACATGCAAAATGAACATTGAAATACATCGCACAGTGcagtaattttatttttttccccatAACGGTGCAAtcgtgcaaaaaaaaaaaaaaaaaaaatactactgcgcataatataatatattattattattccatttttaatatgatgcaatttttattaaccatataaagaatataaaaggTTAGAAATATTCCAAATATGGAAAGAAATGATATAAACGTTTTTCCAAATGGTGTTAAATCTCTTTTAATATTCGTAAAGATTTTGAAAGCTGGATaccatttatataatgattCACTGAGATCACATCTAACGCGAGCTAAATCTGGGTACTCCCTTAGAGAagcaatattattatttcttcttaaTGGAAGATACAAATgattatcataattttcaaaaaatacttGTAATTCATTACATATAGTACTATCTGTAAATCTATCATACATATCTGCTGGACACAAATAGTTCAAAAATTCTCTATATGTATCTAGGCATTCATTTACAAATTTACATacatttgcatatttttgaTCATTCCTAtttgataatatattcttaatttcactaacattttcattaaaataaaataatttgattATACCACTTAacatatcattattttcatatacatCTTTTAtcatagtaatatttttaaatactttatttcgtacaatatttttaaaataaaacataaaatctCTTATATTAATAGAATTAATTGAATCGGATAACTTTTCTACATTACTATATTGCATAAAATCATTATAAACACCTTGAATAGTATCGCTTGTTCCACTATCATCAATATAATTTTCCAATAACCCGAATATTGTAATACAAACATCATTCTCAAGCCTTCCTTCcgaatataaatttatttcattacatATTGATtggtaattattatataaaccaTTCAAACTATGCGTACTGTATTTAGACCAAATATTCAAATGAGGATACTGAAAGGTGAAAAAGACACAAAATtggtataaaatataaacacaaaagtggtataaattaaaaacacaAAAGTGGATATGGTGCATAtgcaaatacatataatatatatatttataaacatatacataaatatacatatatatgattattaaATAAGCAATACGTAAGTATAGAAACTCATTCTCACAAAGCAATCTCCATGATGCTGCAAGAACACAAGgatcataaaaaataatgcagttttaataaaaaataaaataaataaaaaataaaataaaataaaaaactaacCTCCTCTTGTAAGGATTTAATAATAGCTGTATccagtattattttttgattacTTTCCATGTCAaatttaaagtaaaaattctAGTAACTGaattcaaattttattaggtatttaaaaaaaaaaaaaaaaaaattgaacagcatctataataatttctctactgttaatataatattattcggTATACCTcactctttctttttttttttttcccttcagTTTTAAccttaataaatatgaatatttcaTTGTTATGTTATGTATAAACTAAAACCCtactttttttcataataatcttctacattcaaatatattatgggGCTTCCCcattcattttaatattttacaaatacGATATGCATAcgatatattttacatatacaatttatataaacaatttaaatatacaatttatatatacaatttaaatatacaatttatatatacaatttaaatatacagtttatatatacaatttaaatatacagtttatatatacaatttaaatatacagtttatatatacaatttatatacttaatatacaatttatatatacagtttatatatataatttacatacataatttacatacataatttacatacataatttacatacatatactttacaaataacaatatacatgtgtattttacaaatatatcattactgtataaatatatttatacaaataaaataatatatatatatatatatatatatatatatacgaaaattttcttgtacaaaaaaaaaaaaaaaagaatggaaaagaaaggaaaagaaaggaaaatcaaatataaaataatattgttataataaatgaggtattttttatgagctattaattatttataataataagatattattttaaaatatatagaaataaatatgatttgCTATATAGACAGGAAAATATGGCAGTTCAACataataaatgcataaatatatataatacgtaTAGATTtgcgtataaatatatataagtacatacatacatacatacaaatatgcatgtatacGTTTACGGGCACTCTTCTATTCTTATATTGACATGTATAGTATACGAGTAACGCAATGATaagataaattttatttttaatatacgtAATTTTACAATCTCTAagatacataaatatatacatatatatttttatatgttcaaAATATTTCCCTGCTTTGTACCCTTTTTCTTctcctttaaaaataattttaaaaatgtaagatATGATGTTgggtataaataaaaaaatattttatactatttttcttttttggaattaataaaattttattgaattaattttatctaattttatataactaattttatataactaattttatatgactaattttatttttttaattctatttttaaaaaagttttaaatgCGAATccaaaaatatgaaatttcGTTTAAAGTCCTCTAgtaatatgttaataataaatttttaattttgttgtaCTGGATCCATAAGTAAGAAAACTGagaaaatcaaaataaaaaattgtagtttattatatataagggTCGTagaaaatacattattatacgcggtttaatatatatatatatatatatttataaaatgtattatgtataaattattcgTATAAATtcctatacatatatacttgcatatttataaatatacatgaacACATAGAATGGATAAACAATAAGTACCCATCTCTTttgataattaaaaaaatatttatgaaattttaagtgctctttttctttcttttgtttaactataatttttattattacttttatgtTCTCACCgattgttataattaaaaaaaaaatatttttcttttacctCTTGTTGTTAACTCTAATtggaaatttttaatattttatattttttttcatatttaataattatctgtttatatatatatatataatataaatgaaattggtaaatttatatatgtgcaagtattatatgcacgtatggtggtatatatgtattgataatatattacatgtatggataatatattacatgtatggataatatattacatgtatggataatataatacatatatggataatataatacatatatggataatataatacatatatggataatatattacatgtatgtataatattacttACGTATGATAgtattacatatgtatgatagtattatatatgtatgatagtattatatatgctACCATACGGAAGTTTTActaaatgaatatttatctttaataattctgtcaaataataaaaagccaagaaaaattatgtttaaaaaaagaaattttaaaaaaggggaagctaatatattttgcatttttcgtaaatattaaaaataaggcTAATTCGAAAGGGAAAATGGTATGAAAAAAccataaacatacataaattaaacatataaataaatatacaattaaatatataaataaatatatattaaacatataaataaatatacattaaacatataaataaatatataattaaacatataaataaatatacattaaacatataaataaatatataattaaacatataaataaatatataattaagcatataaataaatatataattaagcatataaataaatatataattaaacttgtaaataaatagataattAAACAAACGGA is a window from the Plasmodium malariae genome assembly, chromosome: 2 genome containing:
- the PmUG01_02010700 gene encoding PIR protein, whose protein sequence is MESNQKIILDTAIIKSLQEEYPHLNIWSKYSTHSLNGLYNNYQSICNEINLYSEGRLENDVCITIFGLLENYIDDSGTSDTIQGVYNDFMQYSNVEKLSDSINSINIRDFMFYFKNIVRNKVFKNITMIKDVYENNDMLSGIIKLFYFNENVSEIKNILSNRNDQKYANVCKFVNECLDTYREFLNYLCPADMYDRFTDSTICNELQVFFENYDNHLYLPLRRNNNIASLREYPDLARVRCDLSESLYKWYPAFKIFTNIKRDLTPFGKTFISFLSIFGIFLTFYILYMFTPLGSEVNARRQKFKRSWRNIQSAFKDQVKSITNNMCKQNSNNSNNSFNLGYHTSQFKP
- the PmUG01_02010600 gene encoding PIR protein — its product is MSSDSIESEPVVHGTPVFSELKKKYPFLVYWPDYSFEDLRGIYKSKYEDMCMYDNNGSLHNRLYCIKLFSILESLFIRRGLGANNKIFENGKKWFIENKKSIDLGSSEMSKFIKELGVLLEGTYVDDFKTYQGLYGNNTEVMDILKLYYFSENSGKINHIMGSPDNKDYYSTCKFINECLEIYNKYNNFKCSGNNNITYSNPSTICAEVNHFYSKYKLHLYYTLRGMHNISKETTNDTAPIKCLKDPSEISFFGENQKLSTGGKAGVAILSVFGIFLIFYMLYKVI